From the Rhizobium sp. ARZ01 genome, the window TTTCGCTGGCAGCCGCGCCGGAGGCGATATTCTCCAGTCGCGCCACCAGGGTGTCGAGACGTTGGCAATGAGCGCTTTCGCTGCCGATCATCGCCTCGACGGACGAGACTAGAAGATCTGCCTGGCCGGCAAAGTCGGACATGGCCATGACAGGATCGGCCTTCAGCCTGCCGAGCATGTGATTGATGTGGGTCAGCGCATTGGTTTTCTTGTGGCGCTCGGCTTCGGCTTCGGCCGCCATCGCCTCGATGGTGCGCATCAGGTCGGTGGCACTGTGGCCGAGGACGAGCGAATTGTGGTCCGGCAGCCCGTTGCGCACACCGATCGCATCGAGCGCTTCCTGCGCCGGTGCCTTACCGAGTGCGGTGATCTCACGCCCAAGCGCGGTGTTGCCGCCGGTGATCGCCTCGTGCAGGAGCGAGTAGTTGCGCGGGATCGCCGGGATCTCCAGCCGCGTCATCAGTTGCGCGACTTTCGCCATAACGGCCGCCGAACGGGCAAGGGTCTCCGATGCATTCGCCTTTGCGCTCATGGTTCACCAACGGTTGGGGCTTGTTGCCCGGATCGCCGGCCCGCGATCGAGCCGCCGTTCAACCCTTAGATGATGAGCATTAAGAACCGTTGAATCCCACCATGTTCAGCCTTGTGCACCGTGCCGTGTTGGCACACGCGCTTCTTGTCCTGTACGGTCGCCGGGGTATGTGTCAGCGTCTGGTGGCAAAGGATCAGGCAAAGCGTCGGGCCATCGGAACGGCGCGGATCATCTGCCGGATCATGCCACCACCGGATGGGTCCTTCGAGCGGGCCGTGACAAACTGCATGTCGCGGGTGGCAGCCGCATAGCCCTCGGCGCGCGCCTGTTGCATTGCCGCCTCGAACATCTTTTCGATGACCGGATAGCAATCCTCCGGCAGGTAGGCATCGGGACTGTCGGACCCGTAGACCAGTGCCATTTTCGACAGTGCGCTGCCCAAAAGGGCGCTCCATTCATCGGTTGTTCTTGCCATGTGTTCCCTCGTTTCGCCGGGGTGGAGAATGAAGGGCCTTGCGGCTTCCCCGACGGCCGGACTATCGCACCCGGCAATGCGTCTCCCTGTCACTTCGGTAACAGGTCGAGGGAATTCCCGGCGAGGACGGGAAATAGGTCAGATCCGCATCCACTCCGCCCCTTCGGCGCGAAGGAAATAGACCAGATCGAGCACAAGACTGGGCCGGCCGAGCGAGGTCAGGATCGCGTGACATTGCCCGCGATGGTGGGTCTGGTGGTTGAAGAAGTGGGCAAGGGCCGGACCAAGCGGCTGGGTGATCTGTACCGGGTTCGTCAGCGGAACGTAGCTTATCGTGTCCGCAAGCTGCTTTTCGTCGAGCGAACCGATCCAGTCGATGATCCCCTGATCCTCGGCAATGCGCGCGTGCCGCAGGCCATCGATGTCGTCGTAGAGAACTGCGTCGAGGCGGGCCGGCACGTCGCCGGAGCCGGTGAAGCGGCGCATCCAGATCCGGTCGGCGACGAGAATATGGTTGAGCGTCCCGTGCAGGGAGCCGAAGAAGGCGCCCTTGTTTTCGCGCAAGGCGGAAGGCGACAATGCCGCGGCCTCGGCATAGAGGATCCGGTTTGCCCAGGCATTGTAGGCGGCGAACATCTTGTAGTGATTCAGCATGGCTGGTTCCGGCGGATGCGTTGGAGATGGCGACACCCTATCATCCCCTCGCGTCTGCGGCGGTGATGGGACGCATGAAATTTTCTGATTTGATCGTCATCCTTGAATTGTACCAAATGGCCCGACTCATCGGGGAACAGCAATGATACGCAAGCTCTATGCGCTCAGCGGCGCCGACATGACCCGCCAGTTTTCGCCGCACGTCTGGAAGAGCGTGATGTCGCTGGCCCATAAAGGCCTCGAATACGAAACGGTGCCGGTCTGCTTCACCGAGATCCCGACCATCGAGGGCGGCAATGCGGCCACGGTGCCGCTGCTCCGCGATGGCGAACGGGTGGTACAAGACAGCTTCGACATCGCGCTCTATCTCGAGGAGGCCTATCCCGATCGGCCGTCGCTGTTCGGCGGTGAGGGCGGCAAGGCGATGGCGCGGTTCATCGAGGCCTGGTCGCAGTCGACGCTGCATATGGCCATCACGCGCATCGCGATCCTCGACATCCACAATCTGCTCGGGCCGGCCGACCGGGAATATTTCCGTCGCAGCCGCGAGGCGCGCCTCGGCGCTTCCCTCGAGGAGATTGCCGCCGCCGGCATGGCGGAGATCGAAGGCTTCGCCAAGAAGCTCCAGCCATTGCGCAGCATGCTGAAGAAGCAGCCTTTCATCGGCGGCAAGGGTCCGCTTTTTGCCGACTACATCGTCTTCGGGGCATTGCAATGGCTGCGCACGACCGCCGGAACGAAGGTGCTCGAAAACGACGACCCGGTCGCCGACTGGTTCAGCCGATGTCTCGACCTGCATGGTGGCGTCGGCCATCGTGTGACGGCTGCGTGAAACTTCGACGCAGAGCAGCGCATTCGCCTGCACCCTCTTGTTTTGCGGGACATTGGCGGCTATTGAACCGCCACTTTTCACCGAAGACCAAGGAAACGAGATAATGGCGATTGAACGCACCTTTTCGATGATCAAGCCGGACGCAACGAAGCGCAACCTGACCGGCGCCATCACCAAGATGCTCGAAGACGCAGGCCTGCGCGTCGTTGCATCCAAGCGCGTCTGGATGAGCCGTCGCGAAGCCGAAGGCTTCTACGCCGTCCACAAGGAGCGTCCGTTCTTCGGCGAGCTCGTTGAAGGCATGACCTCCGGCCCGACGATCGTCCAGGTTCTCGAAGGCGAGAACGCTATCCTCAAGAACCGCGAAATCATGGGCGCAACGAACCCGGCAAACGCCGACGAAGGCACGATCCGCAAGGTTCATGCCCTGTCGATCGGCGAAAACTCCGTTCACGGTTCCGACGCCCCGGAAACCGCTGTCCAGGAAATCAAGTACTGGTTCTCCGACACCGAAATCGTCGGCTGATCCAGCTTCGCAAGGTTCGTTGCAAGTCCCTGATTGGGCTTGCGAGCCGGCGATGAAGTTGACCTGAAATGAAAAATCGCCCGGAGCACGCGCTTCGGGCGATTTTCTTTTGATAGCGGCGGTTCGCGATTGGTGAGGCGCGTTCGATTGCTGAACCTCCCGTCGCCAATTTCTCCATCCGTCATGCCGGATCAGGGCCGGGATGACGGACGGTAGGCACTACGCCATATGAAAAATCGCCCAGAGCACAGGCTTCGGGCGATCTTCGTTTTGGCGACGGTACCTTTGCAAAGGAAAGAGTTCGCGAAACTCTCCATCCGTCATGCCGGACCTGATCCGGCATCCAGTGCGCTCAAGTCTTTGAGCGCAAAAAGACTCTTTCGCGCCGCGGACGCGATGCTGGTCCCGGCTCAAGGCCGGGACGACGGGCGGTCAGGCACTACGCCATGTCCACTTCATACGCCCGCTGCGCGTCCAGCAGGCTCTGGCCCAGCGTGTTGCCCGACGGATAAAGTGCGAGTTCCGGCGGCTGCTCCACGCCCGCCACAAGCCGCGAACAGGGTTCCACATCGCCGAGCACGGTCCGAACCGGCACGATGCCGGCCCAGATCGGCAGTGCGAAGTCTTCCTCGTCATCGCCTACGCCCTTCGCCCGAACCTTGGCCGAGGCCTGTTCAATCTCCATGCCGATAATGGCCGTCGCTTTCGCCTCCTGCGCCGTGATCGGCCGCAGTCCGGCGGATCGACCGGGATAATAGCGGTCGACGACACTGCGCATGGCGGCGGCCTTTTCTTCCGCGTCGTCAATGATCCGGGCCGTCCCGAAACACATGGCGGCACGGTAGTTGGCCGAGTGGTTGAAGCCGGAGCGGGCGAGAACCAGCCCGTCGAGGTGCGAAACGGTCAGGCAAGCCGGCGTTCCCGCCTTCAGG encodes:
- a CDS encoding DinB family protein produces the protein MLNHYKMFAAYNAWANRILYAEAAALSPSALRENKGAFFGSLHGTLNHILVADRIWMRRFTGSGDVPARLDAVLYDDIDGLRHARIAEDQGIIDWIGSLDEKQLADTISYVPLTNPVQITQPLGPALAHFFNHQTHHRGQCHAILTSLGRPSLVLDLVYFLRAEGAEWMRI
- a CDS encoding glutathione S-transferase family protein; translation: MIRKLYALSGADMTRQFSPHVWKSVMSLAHKGLEYETVPVCFTEIPTIEGGNAATVPLLRDGERVVQDSFDIALYLEEAYPDRPSLFGGEGGKAMARFIEAWSQSTLHMAITRIAILDIHNLLGPADREYFRRSREARLGASLEEIAAAGMAEIEGFAKKLQPLRSMLKKQPFIGGKGPLFADYIVFGALQWLRTTAGTKVLENDDPVADWFSRCLDLHGGVGHRVTAA
- the ndk gene encoding nucleoside-diphosphate kinase, with product MAIERTFSMIKPDATKRNLTGAITKMLEDAGLRVVASKRVWMSRREAEGFYAVHKERPFFGELVEGMTSGPTIVQVLEGENAILKNREIMGATNPANADEGTIRKVHALSIGENSVHGSDAPETAVQEIKYWFSDTEIVG
- a CDS encoding pyridoxamine 5'-phosphate oxidase family protein, encoding MSAVQHTDPSTSYPVTDRNKVKRLHERGSYDRAAVHAILDAAMLCHVAYAIDGQPYCTPTLFWREDDRLYWHGSAASRMLRHLKAGTPACLTVSHLDGLVLARSGFNHSANYRAAMCFGTARIIDDAEEKAAAMRSVVDRYYPGRSAGLRPITAQEAKATAIIGMEIEQASAKVRAKGVGDDEEDFALPIWAGIVPVRTVLGDVEPCSRLVAGVEQPPELALYPSGNTLGQSLLDAQRAYEVDMA